Proteins from a genomic interval of Anas platyrhynchos isolate ZD024472 breed Pekin duck chromosome 4, IASCAAS_PekinDuck_T2T, whole genome shotgun sequence:
- the PACRGL gene encoding PACRG-like protein — MSSGVQIKPKTAVQKSKTSSPLPCSPEPATKPQPKPSDKLNPKTIDPFGTPSRTPSAFAAIYAKGGIPCRLVHGSVKHRLKWECLPETVPFDPLLVTLAEGLRETKHPYTFVSKEGFKELLMVEGAAEKTIPLLPRLVPVLKAALAHSDDEVFERGLDALVQLSAVVGPSLNDHLKHLLTNLSRRLMDKKFKEKITVALQKLEQYGGKATVAIIKSKIPTYCSISS; from the exons ATGTCATCAGGCGtccaaataaaaccaaagactGCAGTACAGAAAAGCAAGACATCCTCTCCTTTGCCATGTTCTCCAGAACCTGCAACTAAACCACAGCCAAAGCCTAGTGACAAGCTGAATCCCAAAACTATTGATCCG TTTGGTACTCCTTCTAGAACACCTTCTGCATTTGCCGCTATATATGCTAAAGGTGGCATTCCGTGCAG GTTAGTGCATGGCTCAGTAAAACACAGACTGAAATGGGAATGCCTTCCTGAAACTGTTCcttttgatcctcttcttgtaaCACTGGCAGAG GGTCTGAGAGAGACAAAGCATCCCTATACATTTGTTTCAAAGGAGGGTTTTAAAGAATTACTTATGGTTGAAGGTGCTGCTGAAAAAACAATTCCCTTGTTGCCTCGTCTAGTTCCAGTGTTAAAGGCTGCATTG GCCCATTCAGATGATGAAGTATTTGAAAGGGGATTGGATGCTTTAGTTCAACTGAGTGCTGTTGTTGGCCCATCTCTTAATGATCATCTTAAGCATCTGCTCACAAAT CTTTCAAGAAGATTAATGGAcaagaaatttaaagaaaaaattactgtTGCTTTACAGAAGTTGGAGCAATATGGTGGAAAG GCAACTGTGGCTATCATCAAATCTAAAATTCCAACCTATTGTTCTATATCCtcttga